A single window of Apus apus isolate bApuApu2 chromosome 18, bApuApu2.pri.cur, whole genome shotgun sequence DNA harbors:
- the PPM1D gene encoding protein phosphatase 1D, with protein sequence MEGLYSLGVSVYSDQGGRKYMEDVTQIVVEPEPPAEAERGPAHKGGAAPRGPRGAESLAESGRRRGGSSRGPEEEALPPASARRPRRSVAFFAVCDGHGGREAAQFARENLWGFIKKQKGFGSAEPAEVCAALRKGFIACHLAMWKKLPEWPKTMTGLPSTSGTTASVVIIRGSKMYVAHVGDSGVVLGVQDDPKDDFVRAVEVTQDHKPELPKERERIEGLGGSVINKSGVNRVVWKRPRLTHNGPVRRSTIIDQIPFLAVARALGDLWSYDFYSGEFVVSPEPDTSVHTIDPQKHKYIILGSDGLWNMIPPQDAISMCQDHEEKKCFMGEHRQSCAKMLVNRALGRWRQRMLRADNTSVIVICISPLQDSKSNLENEEELYLNLAESPCYSSPDTNVMTPSRCCTPPVKLLEDDPWPRLNASEPFPPLMHSNMISEKYLELPSEIAKSNLPSSGATLKDSGPQEEKSSKALALRIQESYSNGLSVSLSPSNSANSGMDQKGCKVSPNGQTKAQDAERTPTANFKRTLEESNSGPAMKKPRRGLSRSLGVQPEGMSTTPQRRNPGKLAMRRSLRGQKKLSNPLFHPPRKAVCVC encoded by the exons ATGGAGGGGCTGTACTCGCTAGGGGTGAGCGTGTACTCCGACCAGGGCGGCAGGAAATACATGGAGGACGTGACCCAGATCGTGGTGGAGCCCGAGCCGCCGGCCGAGGCGGAGCGCGGCCCCGCGCACAAAGGCGGAGCGGCGCCCAGAGGCCCGCGCGGCGCAGAGTCCCTCGCCGAGAGCggccggcggcggggagggagcTCCCGGGGGCCGGAGGAGGAAGCGCTGCCGCCCGCCTCCGCCCGGCGCCCGCGCCGCTCCGTGGCCTTCTTCGCCGTGTGCGACGGACACGGCGGCCGGGAGGCGGCCCAGTTCGCCCGGGAGAACCTGTGGGGTTTCATCAAGAAGCAGAAGGGTTTCGGCTCGGCGGAGCCGGCCGAGGTGTGCGCGGCCTTGCGCAAGGGCTTCATCGCTTGCCACCTGGCCATGTGGAAAAAGCTGC CTGAGTGGCCGAAGACCATGACAGGTCTCCCAAGCACGTCAGGAACTACTGCCAGTGTGGTCATTATTCGTGGGTCAAAGATGTATGTTGCTCATGTTGGTGATTCAGGAGTGGTGCTCGGAGTCCAGGATGACCCCAAAGATGACTTTGTGAGAGCTGTGGAGGTGACACAAGATCACAAGCCGGAACTTcccaaagaaagggaaagaattgAAGGCCTTGGGGGCAG TGTCATCAACAAGTCTGGGGTGAATCGTGTtgtttggaagagacctcgTCTGACTCACAATGGCCCCGTGCGCCGCAGCACCATCATCGACCAGATTCCCTTCCTGGCAGTTGCTCGAGCACTTG GTGATCTTTGGAGTTACGACTTCTACAGTGGTGAATTTGTTGTGTCCCCTGAACCTGACACTAGTGTTCACACAATTGATCCCCAGAAGCACAAATATATTATCCTTGGCAGTGATGGACTGTGGAACATGATTCCACCTCAAGATGCTATCTCCATGTGCCAGGATCACGAGGAGAAAAAATGCTTCATG GGAGAGCACAGACAGTCCTGTGCCAAGATGCTGGTGAACAGGGCGCTGGGCCGGTGGAGGCAGCGAATGCTCCGTGCTGATAACACCAGTGTCATCGTCATCTGCATCTCGCCGCTGCAGGACAGCAAAAGCAACttggaaaatgaagaagaatTGTATCTCAACTTGGCAGAGAGTCCCTGCTACAGCAGCCCTGATACGAATGTCATGACGCCCTCCCGCTGCTGTACCCCCCCTGTCAAG CTTTTAGAAGATGATCCATGGCCACGACTGAATGCTTCTGAGCCTTTTCCTCCCCTCATGCACAGCAACATGATCTCAGAAAAATACTTAGAGCTGCCAAGCGAGATTGCCAAAAGCAATTTACCTTCATCAGGAGCCACCCTGAAAGATTCAGGCCCacaggaagagaagagcagcaaagcGTTGGCTTTGAGGATACAGGAATCCTACAGCAATGGTTTGTCAGTCAGTCTCTCCCCTTCCAACTCTGCAAATTCAGGCATGGACCAAAAAGGCTGCAAGGTGTCCCCTAATGGCCAAACAAAAGCCCAAGATGCAGAGAGGACACCCACAGCAAACTTTAAAAGGACATTGGAAGAATCTAACTCTGGCCCAGCTATGAAGAAGCCCAGACGTGGCCTGAGTCGAAGCCTTGGTGTCCAACCAGAAGGGATGTCCACGACCCCGCAGCGCAGGAACCCCGGCAAGCTGGCCATGCGCCGCAGCCTGCGCGGCCAGAAGAAGCTCAGCAATCCCCTCTTCCACCCCCCCAGGAAAGCAGTCTGCGTTTGCTGA